From Fibrobacter sp., a single genomic window includes:
- a CDS encoding ATP-grasp domain-containing protein: DYQESWQPQPMKPELLEQAKVIAKKVTDALGGRGIFGVELFVCKDEVLFSEVSPRPHDTGMVTLISQDLSEFALHARAILGLPIPNIAFHGPSASKAIVCDGNSTQVKFSGLEEVLAEPDTGLRLFGKPELKGHRRMGVLLARRDTVEEAKATVMAMREKVKVTL; the protein is encoded by the coding sequence GACTATCAGGAATCCTGGCAGCCCCAGCCCATGAAGCCTGAACTTCTGGAACAGGCCAAGGTCATTGCCAAGAAGGTGACCGACGCTCTTGGCGGTCGCGGCATCTTCGGTGTGGAACTGTTCGTTTGCAAGGACGAAGTCCTGTTCAGCGAAGTGAGCCCCAGACCTCACGACACCGGCATGGTGACTCTCATTTCTCAGGACCTTTCCGAATTCGCTCTCCACGCCCGCGCTATTCTCGGCCTGCCCATTCCCAACATTGCTTTCCATGGCCCCAGTGCTTCCAAGGCAATTGTCTGCGATGGCAATTCTACCCAGGTAAAGTTCAGCGGTCTTGAAGAAGTCCTTGCAGAACCCGATACTGGTCTCCGCCTGTTCGGTAAGCCTGAACTGAAGGGCCACCGCCGCATGGGTGTGCTGCTTGCTCGCCGCGACACCGTAGAAGAAGCCAAGGCTACCGTCATGGCTATGCGCGAAAAGGTGAAGGTGACTTTGTAA